Within the Myxococcaceae bacterium JPH2 genome, the region ACGGCCCTGCCTGCCGAGCCTTCGTCGGATGCCTGGAGGACAAGCCCGTCACGACCACGTCGGTGTTGAAGGTCAATGACATCGCCTATGTCGCGCTCGTGGCCACGCTCCCCGAGCACCGTCGCACGGGCGCCGCGGAGTCCGTCATGCGGCAGGCGCTGATGGCCGCGAGACAGGACTGGGGCATCGAGCGCGCGGTGCTGCATGCGACACCCGCCGGACGCCCCGTCTACCAGCGCATGGGCTTCCACGACGTCACCCCGTTCCAGTTGTTCTTCAGCCCCCCGCCCAGCGGGTAGACCGCCCGGGCCTTGCACGGGCTGGACGCCGGGGCGTCCTCCGGAAACAATCCGCGGCCCCATGCAGCCCCCTCGCAGGACGGACCCTTCCAGTGCCCCCTCGTCGCGTTGGGCGATGGGGCTCGCGGTGGTGGGGGGCGCTCTCGGGTTGACGTGCCTCTTCTTCTATCGCGCGGTGTTCACGCGAGACGTCTTCACCGCGCGGGACATGCTGCTCGTCTACGCCCCCGTGCGCCGCTACTGGGCCGAGCGCGTGTCGCGGGGCGAGTTCCCTGAGTGGTATCCGTTCGACGGGCTCGGGCAGTCCTTCCCGGGCATGGTGCTGTCCGGAGTGCTCCACCCATCGCAGCTCCTCGGGTTGGTGTTCTCCACGGGCGACGCCATGAAGCTCACCGTCCTGGGCTGCTTCCCGCTCGCGCTCCTTGGGACGTACCTGTTGCTGCGCGAAGCCCAGGTTCCGCGAGCAGGCGCCGGGATGGGCGCGGGAGTGTTCGCGTTCAGCGGCTACCTCGTCTGCATCACCAACAACCTGGGGTATCTGCTGGCGGGGGCCACCCTGCCCCTCGCGCTGTGGGCCGCGCTGCGATTCATCCGAGCAGGAGGCCCGGGCCGCGCGGTGCTCGCGGGGGCATTGCTCGCCAGCGTGCTGCTGGCGGGCGACACCTGGACGTACGCGCTCGCGAATGCGTTCGTGCTGCTGCTCGCGAGCCTGGGAGATGACTCCATCGCGGTCTCCGTGCGGGCGCGCCGAAGCATGATGCTCGTCCTCGTGGGCGCGCTGATCGCCGCGCCGCAGCTCCTCGCGGGGAGCGCGGTCCTCGCGGCGGGGGCACCTGGGGCCAGTTCGCTCGAAGACGCTCAGCGCTGGTCGCTCGATCCATGGCGACTCCTCGAGCTGGGGTTGGGTCCCTTCCTCGCCAATCCCGCTCAAGAGCGCGGCGTGCCCGAGGAGTTGGTGAAGGGGCTGCTGCGCACGGGAGGGTTCTCCAGCCTCTGGGTGGACTCGGTGTTCCTCGGCGTGCCCGCGCTCGTGCTCGCGCTCACGGGACTGCGGTCGCTGCCTCGGCGTGCCTGGCTCTTCGTCGCGGCGGGCATCGTGCTGCTCCTCCTCGCGATGGGTTCGGCGCTGCCGCTCTATCGGCTGCTCTACGGCGTGCTCCCGCTGTGGCGTCCGTTCCGCTACCCCGAGAAGCTGATGGTCCACGTCTCCCTCGGTGCGGCCCTCTTGGCGGGACTCGGCTGGAAGGCCGTGCTGGAGAATCCCGCGCGCGCACGTTGGGCTGCATGGGCAAGCGGAGCGATGGCGCTCCTCGGCGCGCTCATGGCCGGCGCGGAACAGTGGGCGGGAGCATGGACCACGCTCTGCGTCCGCGCGCGCTGGCCCACCGTCGCGCCCGAGCAACTCACCCACGTCTCGAGCGCGTTCACGAACGCAGCGTGGGTGGCCTGTGCAATCGCCGGGGTCACCGCGCTGCTCGTGCGCGGCCTCGCGGAGTCGAGGGTCCATCGGCTGGCGCTCGCGCTGGTGCAAGGCGCCTCGGTCTTCGTCGCGAACGAGCCGCTCTACATCGTCGGTCCGCCCTCGCTGTTGGAGACACCTCCCGCCTTCGCGGACGTGCTGCGCGCGATTCCCGCGAAGGACGGCGCGCCCCATCACCGCGTGGCCTCGCGCGTGGATCGCCTCAACCTGCCCCGCTTCGACGCCTTCGAGTTCCAAGACAGCGTCGCGCTGATGTCCCGCGCGTCGTTCACCCCCAACACGCCGGCGCTGTGGGAAATCGAGAGCGCGGAGAGCTATCTGCCCGCGGCGAGCGCACGCCTTCAACATCTGGAGGAGGACCTCCCCGCGAGCTTCACCGCGCTCCTGCCGGTGTACGGCGTGGGCTACAGCGTCTACGCGCCCGAGCAGTACCAGCGCCTCGCGACGAAGCCCGGTCCCGTCGTCGCCCGGGATGAAGCCTTTGGGCTCTGGTTGGTCGCGCATCCCAACGCGCTCCCCCGCGTCGCGCTCGTGCGTCCTCGCTGCGTGCTCGATGCCGACGCGGCCTTGCACCTGCTCATGGATCCGCGCTTCCCCATCACCCGCGAGGCGGCGGTCGAGTGCGGCGACGCTCCGCTGGCCCACCCAGAAGGCGCAGAGGGAACCGTCCGCATCGAGCGCTTCGAGCCCGAGCACATCGCGCTCGACGTCTCGGCCACCACCGACGCGGTGGTGCTCGTCAACGACGCGTGGCAGCGCGGCTGGGAGGCGCGACAGGACGGAGTGCCCGTTCCCATCCTGCCGGCGAATGTCGCCGTGCGCGCGATTCCGGTCTCAGCGGGAGCCCACCACGTCGTCCTGCGCTATCGCGCACCCGGCCTGCGCGAGGGCCTCGCGGTGTCGCTCATGACGCTGATGTCCTTGCTGGTGTGGACGGGTTGGCTTCGGGTGCGCCCTCACATGCGACATCGCGTGCGCGCCTGAGCGAACGCGATGGCGGAAACGTCCACTCGTCAACGGGATCACGGCTCACGCACTCCAGGCCACGTGAGGTGTTGGTCACCTGATGCCTAGCTTGACTTCCGCGGAGCCTCCGTTCCGCCGGATAGACCTCGGGAGCCACACCATGCGCACCTCTTCCGTTCGTCACACCAGGACACGCGACGCGCTCGCACGACTGTCTTCACTCGCCCTGGGACTGTGCCTCCTGCTCGGTGCCAGCGCCGCACGCGCCGCGCCCACGCCGCTGGAGGACAACCGCCGCATCACCCGGGGCTACATCGAGCTCGCGTACGAGGTCGGCGCGGTGTTGGACCCCACGCTGCAACCCGGTGGCAGCAGCGCGGTGCGGCCCAACTGGTACACGTTCGCGCCCCATGCGTCACAGACTGGCGGCATGGGCATGTACAGCACGGCGGTCGCCACCAAGCTGATCAACGCGCTGCGCGGCAGGCCCATCCTCACGGTGCTCGAGGCGCTCGGCCGTGTGGACCTCGATGACGTCCTGAAGGCCAGCGCCGAGCAGCGCGCCGCGGAGTTCCTCACCGCCGGCCTCCCCTTGGATGTGTCCACCATCTTCGCCGTGCTGACGTCCTCCCTCAACGCCAAGGCCCTGCTGGATCCGCGCACGCTCGCGACGACGACCGGGCGCTTCGTGTCGCTGTACTGGACCGCCCCCGGCATCCTGCCGCTCGACAAGGCCGAGGCCGTGGTCCGCACGCTGGAGCGCGCGCTGCACGAGGGCAACCTCGCCATCTACTCGGACATTGGTGGCGCGGGGCGCGCCTACCTGGACTGGCGGGCGGGCGCGGGGGTCGTGACGCCCGGACGCGTGCTGACGGAGTTCGTCCTTCCCGAGGCGGTGCCCGCCGAGGCTCGCGTGGCCTACGACTTCGCGCTCGCGCACGCCAACGACACGCCGCGCCCCAACCAGTTCGACGCGCTGTTCCCGGGCATGCACTGGAAGAGCCTGCTCGTCGCCGCGTTCGCCGTGTACGAGGAGTCGCGACTGGCTTCATCGCCGGCACGCCGCGATGCGCTCATCGCCATGGGCAACAACTACGTGGCGTGGCGCGAGCAGCACGACATGGCTCAGCCGGTGTTCAACCCCTCGGGCGCTCCGGACGAAGTCTCCCGCCCCGCGCTCCTTCAGGCGCTGACGCCGCTGTTGCAGACGGACTTCGGCAAGGTGCACTGGACGTACGCCGACTACGCCAACACCCAGCCGGATCGCGACGGCAATCCCTTCACGTCGAAGCCCACGGAGTACAACTGGGCCGTGTTCCTCGACCGGTGGCACGGCATCCTGTACGCGTTCGACCTGACGTATTCCCGACCGCGTGACGCGTGGGTCATGCCCACGCCCCTGGAGGATCCGCTGACCCCGTTCAACGGGACCTGAGCGACCCGCGCCCGGGCGGGAGGGACGGCGACGGTGCGTGCGCATGGCGCGAGGAGCCTTCTCCGCGCCACCAGCCATCCGTCCTCCCGGGCCGTCGCGGCAGATCCACGGCGGTCTGCTTGACGACATGGGGGACGTGGGAGAGCGTTCTGTCATGAGTCCCGCCTCGGGTCGCACGACGAAGCCCGGCTCCCGCGCCTCGGGTGATGCTTCCTCCGCGACGAATCCCGCCGCCTGGCGGCCCCTGGACGCCGCGATGCCAGTCCCGGCCGATGAGGCCAGCATGTCGGCCGATACGCGGCTTCAGCTCCTGCGCGAGATGATGGGCGAGGCCTTCGCGGTGCTCGACGCCCACGGCCGCCTGGGAGAGCTGAACCACCGCGCCGCCACGCTGCTGGGGCTGCATCCCGATGCCAGCGTGGGACAAGAGCCCTGGGTCGCTCAGCCCGCCCTCGCGGGCACCCTGCTTCACGAGCGATTGATGAGTGTGCTCGCCACGCGGGAGCCCACTCGCTTCTTGTGCGAGCTACCGCCCGGAACGTGGCTGGAGGTCAGTGTTCGTCCCGTGGGCGGGGAAACGTGGGTGCTCGCCAGCGACATCACCCGCCGCCAGCAAGCCGAGTCCGAGGCCACACACAACGACGAGCGGCTGCGGCAGCTGGGCGATCGCTTCCAGGTCGCGCTCGAGTCCGCCGAGATGGCGGTCTGGGAGACGAACCTCGCCACCGGACAGGTGTTTCGTTCCGAGGGGCATGATCGCCTCTACGGCTTCCCCCAGCCGCTCGAGGAATGGACGCACGAGAAATTCCTGGCGTCGCTGCACCCGGATGACCGCTCCGAGGTGGAGGCCCAGGTGACGGGCATCTTCGACAGCGACGTGGACTCCTACTCGTCCACCTTTCGCACCCACTGGCCGGACGGCTCGTGGCACTGGCTCAACAGTCGCGCCAAGGTGATTCGCGACGCGACGGGCCGGGTGATGGTGGTGCGAGGCGCGGTGCTGGACATCACCGCGCTCAAGGAAACGGAGGCCGCGCTCCAGGACGCCGTGCGCACGCGCGACGACTTCCTCTCCCTGGCGAGTCATGAACTGCGCACGCCGCTCACCTCGCTGCGCCTGCAGGTGGACATGCTGCGGCGACAGTCCACGGGCAGCCCCGGCGAGCCGCTCGCGTCTCCCAAGGTGGTGGCGAAGCTGGAGGCGGCCGAGCGACAACTGCGAAGGCTCGGTGCGCTGGTGGACAACCTGCTGGATGTCAGCCGCATGCGCACGGGCAAGCTCGACTTCCACTTCGCGGATGGAGACCTGGCCGCCGTGGTGTCCGACCTGGCGGCGCGGTTCGCGGACGAGTCGCGACAGGCCGGCGTGGTGCTGGAGGCGAACATCGAGTCCCCTGCCCCAGGACATTTTGATCGCCTACGACTGGAGCAGGTGGTCAACAACCTGATGACCAACGCCTTCCGGCACGGCAAGGGGAGCCCCGTGCACGTGTCACTCACCTCCTGCGACAGCACGTTGCGATTGATGGTGCGCGACCATGGTCCGGGCGTTCCTCCTTCAGAGCGCGAGCGCGTCTTCCAGCGCTTCGCACAAGGCCGAGACTCGCAGCGCGCTGGCGGCTTGGGCCTGGGGCTCTACATCGTGCGGCAGATCGTCGAAGCGCACGGTGGGCGCGTCTGGGTCGAAGACGCACCCGGTGGGGGCGCGGCGTTCATGGTGGAGCTGCCGCCTGGCGCCGCCCGAGAATGATTTGGCGCGCGGATGGAAACACGCGGCGCGCGTTGCGTGCATTCTCTCTCCACGCGTGATGAGGGGGCCGCCGCCCCGCTTCGTCCGTGTCCTGTGATTCAAGTGGGGGGTATCCGATGCCGTGGCTCGAGACCATTGTCATGTCCGCGCCAAAGTCCGGTCCCGCGCGAGCGAAACCTGTCCGGGACGAGGGCCGCCAACTGCGCGACTCACTGCTGGACTACCTCACGAAGCACGAGCTGCTCGACGGTGTTCGCTGGATGAGTGAACCCGGACAGTTGCCGCTCGTGACGATGCACTGCACGCCTCAGGCGCAGGAGCGTCTGCGCAAGGCCGGGCAGTTCACGGTGGGCACCGGCATGCCGCTGGACCTGCACGGCTGAAGCACCTCAGCCGAACCGCTCGCGGAAGGCCCGCTGATTGGGCCCTCCCGAGCCCCGCTCATAAACGGCGAAGACGACGCGCTCGAAGCGGCCCGGCAGCGCGCGCAGGCCCTGGGCGAAGGCCTCGGCCACGTCGCGCGGGTTGTTGCGGAACACGCCACAGCCCCACGCCCCCAGCACGAGCGTGCGGTGCCCTTGATGCGCCGCGACCTGGAGCACCTTGAGCGCGCGCGCGAACAGCACCTCGCGCAGCCTCGGGCCCACGCCTGCGTCCGCGCGCAGCGCCTGCCCCGCATTGGGCGCGGGCGCGGTCATGAGCGAGACGGAGAAGGGCCGCTCCAACAGCTCCAGCGACTCGTTGCGGAAGAACGGCACGTCGGGTGAGTAGATGACGTGGTCCGTGTACAGCAGCGTGCGCGCCTCGCGGTTCGCGTCGTAGTACTCGGGCTGCGTGACGAGGCACGCGTAGAGGGCCGAGCAGCGCGCCAGGTCCTCCTCCTGCGCCTTCGCCCCGCCGAGGAAGCCCCCTCCCGGGTTGCGCGCGGACGCGAAGTTGAGCGCGAGCACTCGCGCGCCCTCCATCTCCACCAAGCGCCGCGCCGCCTCGCCCGTCTTCTCGGGCGTCACCTCGATGCGCATTCCTCCGCCGGGCGCATCGGGCAGCGCGAGGGACTCGAAGTCACCGGGCCGGTACAGCCGCGTCCCCTCGACGGCGTGCGACACGGCGTCGCGGATGGACACCTCCTGGCCGGACAGCGCCACGTAGGAGCCCCGCTTGGCGATGCGCACCGTCTCTTCGCCGATGTCCTCGAGTCCCATGCGCCCGCGTGTCTCTCAGTTGCAGCCGATGCGCGTGGGCGCGACCGCGAGATCGTCGATCCACGTCTCGGAGTCCGAGTCGCCGTGCGGATGCACGAAGCCCCAGCCCACCGCGAAGTTGGTGAAGGGGCGCATGCCCACCTTGGGGAAGTCAAAGGCCTGCGTGCCATCCACCCAGACCTGCGCGTGGCCCGTGGTGTCCGTGGGCTTGGCGCGGCTCACGCCCCACTCGATGCACGTCCAGCGGCCCGCCTGCATCACCACCACCGCGGGGTCCTCCAGGTTCCATCCCGTGCCCAGGATGCCGCTCCAGTCATCCAGCGCGAAGCCGCCGTTCTTCATCGCCTGGAGCTCGATTCCGCCCCAGTCATTGTCCTTGGGCGAGAAGAGGATGAAGAACGTCCCCATCACGCCCTCTTGCGGCACGCGCGCCAGGTACACCCACGCGCGCGTGTACAGCGTGGTGCCGAACGCGGGCATGTCCTTGCGGTAGTGCGCGATGGCCTGGGGATGATCCGGCGCGTCCTCGTGCAGGTTGTCCTCCGTCGTCACGTGCAACGCGCCCTTGCCGCCGTGCGCCCGCGTGCCGTCCACCGCGACGGTGGCGTGCTGCTTCTCGTCGGGCTCCTTCCAGCCGTTCTGCCCCTTCTCGAAGTCCTCGCAGAGGATGGCGTTCGCGGGACACCCAGCGGACTGCTGCGGCGTGCCCGAGTCCACCTCCGACCCCGGAGTGCCACTGTCAGGCGTCTCGCCCTGAGGCTTCGAGTCACCGCAGGCCAGCATCCCGCCCATGGCGAGTCCGGCGACAATCACCGCCACTACCGATGTGGAGCGCATTCACTCTTCCAGAGCCGGGCGGCCTGGACGCACGCAAGCCCTCGCGAAATGTCGAAGGCGGGCCACCCGCATCCGGTCTGTCTAACACGGGCCCTTGGAGCGACGAACGGGGTCACCACGACCCTGCCCTCGAGGGTCAGGAGGCGTCACCGCACTCCGGCATCCGCCGGTGACACGGACGTGGCGAAGCGGCGGAAGAAGCTGTCGTCGTTCCAGCGCGGACGCTCGGCCCCATCCGCTACGGCGCGCGTCAGCACCGAGAGGAACTGAACGAATCGCGCCGCACCCTCCTGGTCCACCGGCTGTCGCACGTCATCCGAGGGCGCGTGATAGCGCTCGGGGAACCACTGCTTCATCAATCGTTCGGCGGTCGAGCCCGGCTCGTAGCCGAACTTGAACGCGAGCGCGGGGATGCCCTCGCGAACAAACGAGTACTGATCGCTGCGGACGAACAAGAGGCGATCCGGCTCGGGATCCGCGAGCACCTTCACGCCCCGCTCCGCGGCCACCCGACGCAGCGGCTCGATGAGGGAGGACTCGTTCATGCCCAGCGCCACCACATGCGTGAAGGGCACCAGCGGCAGGAACATGTCCAGGTTCAAGTCCGCTACGCACGACGTCCCAGGCGCCGGAGGATGCTGCGCGAGGTAGCGCGACCCAAGGAGCCCCTTCTCCTCACCCGTCACCAGGGCGAACAGCACGGAGCGCCGGGGCCTCACGGGCGCCTGAGCCAGGGCACGCGCCACCTCCAGCACCGCGGCCACGCCCGAGGCGTTGTCCATGGCGCCGTTATAGATGCGGTCCCCTCGCACGGGCTCGCCCACGCCCAGGTGATCCAGATGCGCGGAGACGATGACGTACTCGCGCGACAGCACCGGATCCGTGCCGGGCAGCACGCCCACCACGTTGACGGACGTCACGGGCTCGGTCGCAATGTCGAGCGTGGCTCGCAGGCGCCAGGGCAGCTCGAACTTCGGCAGCGGCTTGCCATCATTCGCGAGCGCCACCAACTCGTTGTAGGAGTGTGGCGCCCCCTCGAACCACACGCCGGCCCGCGTGGCATTCACGCTGACCTGCACCTTCAGGCGAGTCCCCTCCTGCAGCGCGGGCTCGGCGAAGGTCATCGCGGGATTCTTTCGGGCCGCCGCGGTGCGCTCCCAGGGGACCTCGATGTACTTCGGGTTCTGGAGCATCACCACGCCCACGGCCCCCAGCCGCTCGAGCACCGCCGCGCGCTCCGTCCACGAGCCATGGTGCGCGCGCTGCACGCCCGACACGTCCCGCGGTCCCCCACCCACGAGGATGACCGCCACCTTGCCCCGGAGGTCCAGGCCGGCGAAGTCGTCATGCCCCGCCTCGGGCATGGACAGCCCCTGCCCCACGAAGACGAGCGGCGCATCCACCGAGCCCGTCGCCCCCGTGCGCGACACCAGGATGGCATCCAGGCCCAGCGTCAACGCCTTCTCCCGCCCATCCCGCGCGAGCGACAGCCGCGACTTCTCCTCCACGAGCCGCCGCGAGCGCAGCGCGACCTCCTGGTAGTAGCCACTCGGGAACGCGGGCTTCACGCCGAGCGACGCCAGCGTGTCCGCCACATAGGCCGCGGCCTTCCGGTGGCCCTCGCTGCCAGTGGCGCGGCCCTCCAGCGCATCGCTCGCGAGGAACTCCACGTGCGACCACCAGCGCGCCGCGTCGGACGGCGGTGGGGATTCAGCCCCCGCCCCAGACGCCACCAACAGCCCGAGAACGGCGAGGACGGCGGCACGGCGCATGGAGGGCTCGCTTTCGTGGAGGGAACCGGGGCTGACAACCCTCACAGTGGGGGGACATTCCAAGTCCCCTCCGCGGGCCTTCAGGAGGGCTGGCCCAGCCTACGCCCTCGGGCCTCGGCGAGCGTACGCGCATCGAGCAGCACGGCCACCTTCTCCTGCGCGGAGAGGGGCTCGGGCACCGGGGCCAGCAGCTTGCGTCGACCGGAGGCGAGCGCGCCGGCCACTCCCGACAACGCGGGCTGCTCGTCCAAGAGGGCCAGGTGGAGCGTATGGGCCCGAGCGTCCGACAGGACGTGGTCCACGGCATCCTCCACCGTCGCGGCGCCGTCCTCGGTCAGCACCTGCGCGCGCGCCAGCACGGCCGGAGGCGCCACTTCCTCGGGGATGAGGAAGAGCCCGTGCTGCTCGGCCCACAGCCCCAGCGACGCGCGCGCGGTGAAGACAGACAGCGGGATGGACAGCAGGAGCCCCGCCACCACCGGCGCGGCCCACGCCAGCAAGCCCGGAGAGAACACCCAGAGCAGCACCCCGAGCCCCACGCCCACGGCGGTGTGCACCGCGTGGCGCCGGGCAGCCTCGGCCCAGGGCAGGTCCGCGTCATCCCGCTGCTGGCTCGACCACGACACGCGGTAGCCCAGGATGGTGCCGAACACGAAGTGCGACTGGAACAGCATCATCACGGGCGCAAGCAGCGTGGACAGCACGCCTTCGATGAGCACGCTGAGCAGCAGTCGTGCCCGCCCGCCCATGTTCGCCGCCACGTCCGAGCGCGCGAACACCAGCGCGACCCCGAGCAGCCGAGGCAGCCACAACATCGCCAGCGACACGGCCATCAAGCGCAGCGCGGCCGGTGAGTCGAAGGTCGCGCCGCTGGCCAGGACCGCGTCCACGCTCCCGAACCGCGAGGGCTGCGTGAGCCACGCGTGCGCCGCGGACACGAGCCCCGCCACGAGGAAGAGCAGCCACAAGGGCGAGGCCACATAGGACATCACGCCCATCAGGAAGTGCGCCCGACTCATCGGGTGCAGTCCGCCCGCGAGCACCAGGCTCAAGTGCTGGAGGTTGCCCTGGCACCAGCGCCGATCTCGCTGCGCGTACGTCAGCAGGTTGGGTGGGGGCTGCTCGTAGCTGCCGCCCATGTCCGCGAGCAACCAGACGGTGTAGCCCGCGCGGCGCATCAGCGCGGCCTCGACGAAGTCATGGCTCAGGATGTGGCCACCGAAGGGCTGCTGCCCGGGCAGCACCGGCAGGCCGCAGTGCTCGATGAACGCCGCCATGCGCAGGATGGCGTTGTGGCCCCAGTAGTTGGACTCGCCGAGCTGCCACGCCGCCGCGCCCGCGGCCACCACGGGGCCATACACGCGACCCGCGAACTGCTGGAGCCGCGCGAACAACGTGGAGCGCCCCACGCACAGGGGCGGCGCCTGCAGGATGCCCGCGCCCGGGTTCAGCTCCATCAGCCGCGCCATGCGCACCACGGTGGCGCCGTCCATCAAGCTGTCCGCGTCGAGGACGAACAGGAAGTCGTGGCGGCGCCCCCAGCGCTCGCAGAACTCGGTCAGGTTGCCGGCCTTCTTGCCGGTGTTGTCCGTCCGGCGGCGATAGAAGATGCGCCCCTGCCCGCCCACGCGCCGGCACAGCTCGGACCAGGCCAGCTCCTCGGCCACCCAGGCTTCGGCCCGCGTCGAGTCGCTCAGCACATAGAAGTCGAAGGCGTCGATATGGCCCGTCGCCGCGATGGACTCGTACGTGGCCTGCACGTGCGCGAAGACGGCCGCCGGGTCCTCGTTGTGGATGGGCATCACCACCGCGGTGCGGCTCTGCAGCGGAGCCGCCTCCCGCTCGGCGTCTGGCCAACGCAAGCCCGGCACGCGCCGCCCCGAGGCCAACTGCACGAAGCCCGCGACCGCCGCCCAGAAGGACAGCGCGATCCACGCGAAGCACGGGGTGAACAGCGCCAGGACGACCCACTCGGGCGCGGTGGTCCCTCCC harbors:
- the mdoH gene encoding glucans biosynthesis glucosyltransferase MdoH, with the translated sequence MQAHSFSPGSTGLRRAWVLGLAGASTLGAAVEMSRLLSAGGTTAPEWVVLALFTPCFAWIALSFWAAVAGFVQLASGRRVPGLRWPDAEREAAPLQSRTAVVMPIHNEDPAAVFAHVQATYESIAATGHIDAFDFYVLSDSTRAEAWVAEELAWSELCRRVGGQGRIFYRRRTDNTGKKAGNLTEFCERWGRRHDFLFVLDADSLMDGATVVRMARLMELNPGAGILQAPPLCVGRSTLFARLQQFAGRVYGPVVAAGAAAWQLGESNYWGHNAILRMAAFIEHCGLPVLPGQQPFGGHILSHDFVEAALMRRAGYTVWLLADMGGSYEQPPPNLLTYAQRDRRWCQGNLQHLSLVLAGGLHPMSRAHFLMGVMSYVASPLWLLFLVAGLVSAAHAWLTQPSRFGSVDAVLASGATFDSPAALRLMAVSLAMLWLPRLLGVALVFARSDVAANMGGRARLLLSVLIEGVLSTLLAPVMMLFQSHFVFGTILGYRVSWSSQQRDDADLPWAEAARRHAVHTAVGVGLGVLLWVFSPGLLAWAAPVVAGLLLSIPLSVFTARASLGLWAEQHGLFLIPEEVAPPAVLARAQVLTEDGAATVEDAVDHVLSDARAHTLHLALLDEQPALSGVAGALASGRRKLLAPVPEPLSAQEKVAVLLDARTLAEARGRRLGQPS
- a CDS encoding PAS domain S-box protein; the encoded protein is MSADTRLQLLREMMGEAFAVLDAHGRLGELNHRAATLLGLHPDASVGQEPWVAQPALAGTLLHERLMSVLATREPTRFLCELPPGTWLEVSVRPVGGETWVLASDITRRQQAESEATHNDERLRQLGDRFQVALESAEMAVWETNLATGQVFRSEGHDRLYGFPQPLEEWTHEKFLASLHPDDRSEVEAQVTGIFDSDVDSYSSTFRTHWPDGSWHWLNSRAKVIRDATGRVMVVRGAVLDITALKETEAALQDAVRTRDDFLSLASHELRTPLTSLRLQVDMLRRQSTGSPGEPLASPKVVAKLEAAERQLRRLGALVDNLLDVSRMRTGKLDFHFADGDLAAVVSDLAARFADESRQAGVVLEANIESPAPGHFDRLRLEQVVNNLMTNAFRHGKGSPVHVSLTSCDSTLRLMVRDHGPGVPPSERERVFQRFAQGRDSQRAGGLGLGLYIVRQIVEAHGGRVWVEDAPGGGAAFMVELPPGAARE
- a CDS encoding YfhO family protein, translating into MGLAVVGGALGLTCLFFYRAVFTRDVFTARDMLLVYAPVRRYWAERVSRGEFPEWYPFDGLGQSFPGMVLSGVLHPSQLLGLVFSTGDAMKLTVLGCFPLALLGTYLLLREAQVPRAGAGMGAGVFAFSGYLVCITNNLGYLLAGATLPLALWAALRFIRAGGPGRAVLAGALLASVLLAGDTWTYALANAFVLLLASLGDDSIAVSVRARRSMMLVLVGALIAAPQLLAGSAVLAAGAPGASSLEDAQRWSLDPWRLLELGLGPFLANPAQERGVPEELVKGLLRTGGFSSLWVDSVFLGVPALVLALTGLRSLPRRAWLFVAAGIVLLLLAMGSALPLYRLLYGVLPLWRPFRYPEKLMVHVSLGAALLAGLGWKAVLENPARARWAAWASGAMALLGALMAGAEQWAGAWTTLCVRARWPTVAPEQLTHVSSAFTNAAWVACAIAGVTALLVRGLAESRVHRLALALVQGASVFVANEPLYIVGPPSLLETPPAFADVLRAIPAKDGAPHHRVASRVDRLNLPRFDAFEFQDSVALMSRASFTPNTPALWEIESAESYLPAASARLQHLEEDLPASFTALLPVYGVGYSVYAPEQYQRLATKPGPVVARDEAFGLWLVAHPNALPRVALVRPRCVLDADAALHLLMDPRFPITREAAVECGDAPLAHPEGAEGTVRIERFEPEHIALDVSATTDAVVLVNDAWQRGWEARQDGVPVPILPANVAVRAIPVSAGAHHVVLRYRAPGLREGLAVSLMTLMSLLVWTGWLRVRPHMRHRVRA
- a CDS encoding TIGR02452 family protein → MGLEDIGEETVRIAKRGSYVALSGQEVSIRDAVSHAVEGTRLYRPGDFESLALPDAPGGGMRIEVTPEKTGEAARRLVEMEGARVLALNFASARNPGGGFLGGAKAQEEDLARCSALYACLVTQPEYYDANREARTLLYTDHVIYSPDVPFFRNESLELLERPFSVSLMTAPAPNAGQALRADAGVGPRLREVLFARALKVLQVAAHQGHRTLVLGAWGCGVFRNNPRDVAEAFAQGLRALPGRFERVVFAVYERGSGGPNQRAFRERFG
- a CDS encoding M20/M25/M40 family metallo-hydrolase, with amino-acid sequence MRRAAVLAVLGLLVASGAGAESPPPSDAARWWSHVEFLASDALEGRATGSEGHRKAAAYVADTLASLGVKPAFPSGYYQEVALRSRRLVEEKSRLSLARDGREKALTLGLDAILVSRTGATGSVDAPLVFVGQGLSMPEAGHDDFAGLDLRGKVAVILVGGGPRDVSGVQRAHHGSWTERAAVLERLGAVGVVMLQNPKYIEVPWERTAAARKNPAMTFAEPALQEGTRLKVQVSVNATRAGVWFEGAPHSYNELVALANDGKPLPKFELPWRLRATLDIATEPVTSVNVVGVLPGTDPVLSREYVIVSAHLDHLGVGEPVRGDRIYNGAMDNASGVAAVLEVARALAQAPVRPRRSVLFALVTGEEKGLLGSRYLAQHPPAPGTSCVADLNLDMFLPLVPFTHVVALGMNESSLIEPLRRVAAERGVKVLADPEPDRLLFVRSDQYSFVREGIPALAFKFGYEPGSTAERLMKQWFPERYHAPSDDVRQPVDQEGAARFVQFLSVLTRAVADGAERPRWNDDSFFRRFATSVSPADAGVR